The genomic interval agaggacaatatatagcggtacaagcctttctcaagaaacaagaaaggtctcaggtacacaacctaaccctacacctaaaggagctggagaaagaacaagaaagaaaccctaagcccagcaggagaagagaaatcataaagatcagagcagaaatcaatgaaatagaaaccaaaaaaacaatagaacaaatcaacgaaactaggagctggttctttgaaagaattaataaaattgataaacccctggcctgacttatcaaaaagaaaagagaaaggacccaaataaataaaatcatgaatgaaagaggagagatcacaactaacaccaaagaaatacaaactattataagaacatactatgcgcaactctacgccaataaatttgacaatctggaagaaatggatgcattcctagaaacatataaactaccacaactgaaccaggaagaaatagaaagcctgaacagacccataaccagtaaggagattgaaacagtcattaaaaatctccaaacaaacaaaagtccagggccagacggcttcccgggggaattctaccaaacatttaaagaagaactaattcctattctcctgaaactcttccaaaaaatagaaatggaaggaaaacttccaaactcattttatgaggccagcatcaccttgatcctaaaaccagacaaggatcccaccaaaaaagagagctatagaccgatatccttgatgaacacagatgcgaaaatactcaacaaaatactagccaataggattcaacagtgcattaaaaagattattcaccacgaccaagtgggatttattccagggctgcaaggttggttcaacatccgcaaatcagtcaatgtgatacaacacatcaataaaagaaagaacaagaaccatatgatactctcaatagatgctgaaaaagcatttgacaaagtacagcatcccttcctgatcaaaactcttcaaagtgtagggatagagggcacatacctcaatatcatcaaagccatctatgaaaaacccaccgcaaatatcattctcaatggagaaaaactgaaagcttttccgctaaggtcaggagcacggcaggaatgtccattatcaccactgctattcaacatagtactagaggtcctagcctcagcaatcagacaacaaaaggaaattaaaggcatccaaatcggcaaagaagaagtcaaattatcactcttcgcagatgatacgatactatatgtggaaaacccaaaagactccacttcaaaactgctagaacttatacaggaattcagtaaagtgtcaggatataaaatcaatgcacagaaatcagttgcatttctctacaccaacagcaagacagaagaaagagaaattaaggagtcaatcccagttacaattgcacccaaaaccataagatacctaggaataaacctaaccaaagagacacagaatctatactcagaaaactataaagtactcatgaaagaaattgaggaagacacaaagaaatggaaaaatgttccatgctcctggattggaagaataaatattgtgaaaatgtctatgctacctaaagcaatctacacatttaatgcaattcctatcaaagtaccatccatctttttcaaagaaatggaacaaataatgctaaaatttatatggaaccagaaaagacctcgaatagccaaagggatattgaaaaagaaagccaacgttggtggcatcacaattccggacttcaagctctattacaaagctgtcgtcatcaagacagcatggtactggcacaaaaacagacacatagatcaatggaacagaatagagagcccagaaatagaccctcaactctacagtcaactaatcttcgacaaagcaggaaagaatgtccaatggaaaaaagacagcctcttcaataaatggtgctgggaaaattggacagccacatgcagaaaaatgaaattgcaccatttccttacaccacacacaaaaatagactcaaaatggatgaagtacctcaatgtgcgaaaggaatccatcaaaatccttgaggagaacacaggcagcaacctctttgacctctgccgcagcaacatcttcctaggaacaacgcaaaaggcaagggaagcaagggcaaaaatgaactattgggatttcatcaagatcaaaagcttttgcacagcaaaggaaacagttaacaaaatcaaaagacaactgacagaatgggagaagatatttgcaaacgacatatcagataaaggaccagtgtccagaatctataaagaacttagcaaactcaacacccaaagaacaaataatccaatcaagaaatgggcagaggacatgaacagacatttctgcaaagaagacatccagatggccaacagacacatgaaaaagtgctccatatcactcggcatcagggaaatacaaatcaaaaccacaatgagatatcacctcacaccagtcagaatggctaaaatcatcaagtcaggaaatgacagatgctggcgaggatgcggagaaaggggaaccctcctacactgttggtgggaatgctagctggtgcagccactctggaaaacagcatggaggttcctcaaaatgttgaaaatagaactgccctatgacccagcaattgcactattgggtatttaccctaaggatacaaacgtagtgatccaaaggggcacatgtacccgaatgtttatagcagcaatgtccacaatagccaaactatggaaagaacctagatgtccatcaacagatgaatggatcaagaagatgtggtatatatacacaatggaatactatgcagccatcaaaagaaatgaaatcttgccatttgcgacaacatggatggaactagagcgtatcatgcttagcgaaataagtcaagcagagaaagacaactatcatatgatctccctgatatgaggaagtggtgatgcaacatgggggcttaagtgggtaggagaagaatcaatgaaacaagatgggattgggagggagacaaaccataagtgactcttaatctcacaaaacaaactgagggttgctggggggagggggtttgggagaagggggtgggattatggacattggggaggatatgtgctttggtgagtgctgtgaagtgtgtaaacctggtgattcacagacctgtacccctggggataaaaatatatgtttattaaaaaaataaaaaaaattaattataaaaaaaaaaaaaaagattcttaaagaaCGATACTATTTTCATCTGGAACACCTAAACAGTAATAAGGTTCCTGGAAACTGATACTGAAACCATAGAAATTTAACGTTATCTCAAGTCAGTAAGGAAACTCCCTAATACTTTTGTCATTTATGAAATCCTTCTATAAGCAATAAATTGACTACATACTTTCCTCATTgccactttcatttctttgttcctaAATGTATAGATGACGGAATTAAAAAAGGGAGTAAGAACTGCATCAAAAACAGCAAGAAATTTGTCTAAGTGTGATGTGGGGTGAGGCCAGATATAAACAAAGATGCAAGGACCAAAGAACAAAATCACCACCATGACATGAGTTGACAAAGTGGAAAGGGCCTTGGATGAGCCTCTTGAGGAGTGTTTCCAAACAGTGATCAGGATAAAGCTGTAGGAGACAAACAATATGAAGAATGATCCCAGAGATATAAATCCACTGTTGGCTGTGACCATGAACTCTAAATTGTAGGTATCTGTGCAGGCAAGTTTGAGGAACCGAGGGAAGTCACAGTAAAAGCTGTCTAATAAATTAGGGCCACAGAATGgcaattttataacaaaaagCAGTTGAATCGCAGAGTGGGTCAAGCCAATTACCCATGCGGCGACCAgaagcaaaatacacatttttcggTTCATAATAGTCAAATAGTGCAGAGGCTTACATATGGCAACATATCTGTCAAAAGCCATGGCAATGAGCAGCACCATCTCCACACCACCAATGACATGAAGAAAGAAGATTTGAGTGATACAGCCACCAAAGGAGATGACTTTACGCTTTCTAAAAAGATCATAAATCATCTTGggagaaatgacagaagaaacCCCCAGGTCAATGAAGGAGAGGTTGGCCAACAGAAAATACATGGGGGAGTGCAAGTGTGGGTTAGAAGCCACGGTGAACATGATGAGGGAGTTTCCCAACATGCTTGCCACATAAAAcgtggaggagaaaacaaagagaagaactTGGATCTCCCAGGAGTTGGTGAGTCCCAGGAACACAAACTCTGACACCACAGAATGATTCACGCCATCCATTACTTTATCAGCTAGAAtgtttccaaataaaagaaaataaaaaagaatctaaaataagAATGTTAATAAAGTTCTTTATTACAATAATTATTCAAGGCTGTGAAGACTATCCCCTCAATTCCCTCAATTCCCCCCACAGGGCCATTATTAAATAAGCATTTTACCTGGTATCACCTAAAACAGTTGCGTCACTTACATATGCAACATCCCTAACACCATGCCTTACAGGGCTATTCATctataaacaagaaaatgaagcaaatatgaaaacattttacatGCACATAGCAAGGCttgggagaggcaggaaaggtAGTATAGTACAAaacaaggggaaaaggaaagaggaggtaAGAAAGATGGCATTTGCCATACTTCACTGCTACTCTTTTAATTGTTCATGGAACAATTCTTCAGCCATTCAAGTTGTCTCATTTCTTTCCCTTGTTAATCTTAGGCACATAATATGTCTCTTATAGTCATACTTATACCTTGTTAATACATACTTATACTTGTTAATCATATTTGCAATTCACACAATGCCCACAGGGTAACAGTGAGTGTAAGAGAACCAGGCATAGGGTATAGAGGTTATTCAAGAGTATGATAGGATTGAGGCAAGCATAGATTAGATATTAATGGCACAGAGTATTTGCATGGGCACCCAGAAAGTGCAAGTACCTAGTAGAATGGTTAGCAGCCCAGACATGACCAAAAGTACAAGAATGAAGGGGGTTTTATGGGAAGTTAAGAAAGCCAGTTTAATTTATCTGTCCAGATTCTTCATAATCTCTGAAGTTTGTGAGCCTTGGTTATAGCTATTGGAGCCCTAAGCTTTTGAAATTTGCTAGGGATAAAGAAATACACACTAACGGTGTAATTGCCACATAACTATTGACTCTCTCCTATCCCTTCATCAGCCTTAGCCCCTTTTATCCCTCTTATCTCATCTCTCTGCTTCAACTCTGTCAAGTCTCTGGGATCCAATGCCAAATCTGACTATTCCCTAGCCTAATTCTGGGTGACAACATGAATCTCTCCAGTTCttacccagttttgttttgtttttgtttttgtttttgtttttgtttttgttttttgcaaagaATACAATGTTACCACATGGAAGGTATATTCTCTTGCCTCTAAGTCCAATAGTTCTGTTTTGTGTGTCTCAAACCCTCTTGCTCccataatatttaaatatgctaCTAAAAGGTACAGTGACCTGAGGAGATAAGTggcagaataaaaagtaaaaggctGGTAAAATAAAGGTACATGAATGCACAAAAAGCCTCACACCTGGAACTGAAAGGAAAGGGCAAGAGAaactcagaaatagaaaaaaaaaatggatcccaaagctttgtcttttattatatgtatttatatatgcacatatatattcatCCCAGTTGTACATGATGAGTGAAatcaatcataaaaatattatctcaCAAATCTCGTGAGTGATTACCTACTTCAAATTAATCacttgcaaatgagaaaacaggggcacctggaggctcagttggctaagtttctaccatcagctcaggtcataatcccaaggtcctgggatcaagcccggcatcgcatagggctccctactcagcagagagtctgcttctccctctgccttcccctgctgcttctctctctctccctctttctctctcaaataaaaataaaatatttttttaaagaggcgaAAACAGTAGTCTAGTGAGAAACAAACAACTAGCTATAGACAGAGAATCTGGGTTTTCTAGTCCACATATGGCTTCAGATTCCACATGCGAGAAAAATCATAAAGTTGGGAGGAGACATGCCAAACCTGGATCTACTCAGCCCAAAATCATAGCCACTAGTTACATATGGTtattaaatgaaactaaaatctATTTCCTTGGTTgtactagtcacatttcaagtgctcaatagcctcATCTAGCTAGTGGTTATGGATAGAATAGTggaatatagaacatttccaatCACTACTGATCCCTTAAAGGTAAATCAAAATCCCATTTCCTCCATGAAAATTCTCCTAGTAACTCTACTTCATATGTATCTCTTCTCTTATTCCTAGAAGTCAGGAAACTTGAATTTTAATTGAAAAGCAATtatccatataaaaataaaccacaataTGTAGTACCATAGGAGACATACCAGATATCCACTCTTGACCAGGAAGGATACACGAGATTCCAGGAAATTCAGAGACAACTTCACGAAGGAGAAAGGTCTTATGAGTTTTGAGAAAACAACTGTAGGAGTTTAGTAAGTTGAGAGGGGAGACGAAAGCTTTCTAAAGAGAGATAATAACTGATTGTTTATTTAGAGCAATCAGTTTTATTCCTCAATGGTTTCAATTTTATAGATTTTCCCTCCTTAAATATATGTAAGTTTGAGAAGGAAAAGGACCACTTCGTCTGGCTCCTATGTTTCCTAAAATATAGTTAATACTTCTCTGAAATAAAGCCACTTTCTCTGGTCCCTAATTTTTCACTGTTCCTGTTTTTCTAGTCTACCATCTttttctatgaagtcagcatgCACAAAGCAAGTCTCCAAATTCAAAACTAAGCATTAACACATTTCCCAGTCACTCCCAAGAGAATGCCTGGTATTCTTGCTATAAACTTCCAGTAGAGGAGTATGGAAGCCTCATCTCAAGACTTACAATGGTCCATGGTTTAACttcatgaaattttagaaaacaagaagaagcatgtaaaaggaaaagaaagggctgGGGGAGAAATAGTTCCAAGAGCAGCCAGTATAGCAGGGAATTTATCCAGTTTCTATTTTCCAGGCTTCATGATATAATTAGTAATAATCGTCCATGCCCTTGttaaagtcaaaaaagaaaatacagatttttttcaccATACTCCAGAAGTTTCTAAAGTATTTAATGGTGGAATCTTAGAGCTAGAAaatcatacattatttttttggCACATATTTACTAAATACTCTCATATGTTTCATGCTTGTTATTACCTGTAGGGTAGATATAcctgatagaaatatttttatatatagatgcAAAATCTCAAAATCAGAGAAGTTAGTAACTTACCTAAAAACATAGTAACttagtttgaaataaaaaacCAGACTTTCTGATTCCAAATCCAGTGCTGTTCTGACATATGCAAATATGGATATCTGTTCATGATCTAAAACAATTATTCCTGTTATGAACTTTGAGCAAGAATGCAAAAAAAAGTACACCTTAAGCTGACACAATTTATATGTCcattattatttcaataaatctggaaaaaaaaagaattccattttacTCAGAAGAATATTCCATCCCACCCacatagatatttaatatatacataaattaactTACCCAAGATTTTATAGCTACTAGTGGCACACCCAAGCCTTAAACCTACATATGATTGCTACAAGTTACGGGGAAGGGAGAAAGCTGAATGCTGattagaatgggaaaaaaacaaaatccaccaaCGTTTTGGTGCTAGTAAAAGACtcaccaggggtgcctgaatggctcagtcacttaggtgtctgactttggctcaggccatgatgtcagggttctgggatccagccctgttgtcaggattcctgctcagcagggagtctattagtccctcttcctctgctctcccttctcctccccacccactcctgcAAGTGCGtgctctcacaaataaataaaatcttttaaaaaaagaaaaaaagaatcaccaagTCAAGGGACCATTTATTCATAAAAATCCATAGTAATTGAGAAACAAGTAATTACCCACCTAGAGAGAAAAATTTAGGAGCCATCCAAAATTTGAAGTCATGAGAAACAAAGATTTACTTAAAGGATAACATATAAAGAGCTAATGGAGGAAACATATGTggccaaaaaagaacaaatacatagTATTTGTCATCAgcattattatattactattactactatttttacatattatctGCCTTTTAAAAGCCCTGCTTCAAAGACAAAAAGCAGGGCAAAAGGAATGTCAAAGAATTAAGTAATGGCCTACTTTCACATGATAAAGAGTAATCAAAATTAGAAGACTAAGTAAAAGGCATAGATTTAGGGCTGAATATCATTGGTGccattaaagagagagaaagtcaaacagcagagagaaaaatcaagattttaGGGAGGTAACAGATGGTGTTAAGGTAGAGAAAgcaaaatcaggaaatgacaatTTCAATAATGTAGGGGGAAAGTTCTGGGGTGGGAGTAGGAAAATAAGGCAATATGCTATGTGTAGAAAATTTATAGAGTACCAGAAATctacaaaaatagatacattttcCTAGCAACTGCGACAATCTTATTGAAGACGGGTATCATGAATTTAGTCAAAAGCTAGATGGAATCTTTTTGTGACACCATTCAGAAATGTTCAGGGACTTAATATCCAGAATTTTAGAGTAGCACATTTGTTTGGCACATTAAGCAGAATAGAGTAtcaaaaaagacagaaatccttTGTTTACTTgttctgtttcttatattccacatgagtgaaattgcatggtattggtctttctctgacttattttgcttaccattatACTTTTTAGATCCattctgtgttgttgcaaatagcgAGGTTtatcctttttgtggctgaatgatattccacaTCTTAATCCATTCATGTATCGATAAACACTTGGaatgcttccataatttggctattgtacgTAATGCTGCAATAACCGTAGGGGTGCATGTATCATTTTGACtttaaacagagaacaaactgatggttatgaGAGCAGAGATGATTGGGgcaatgggtaaaataggtgaagggaattaagagtacacttatcacaaTGAACACTGAGCaatgtataaaattgtcaaaTCATTTCACCTAAAACTAACCTAACACTGTTAACTATatggaattaaaattagaaactttatttaaaaaataaaatatattcccttaaaagagagaaagagacagacatcCTTGGAAGTTTTAGGTCACACTAAAATTGTTTGACCAAATTACATACTGGACAATGCAGCAAGTAAAGCCAAAGATGAGCTGA from Mustela erminea isolate mMusErm1 chromosome 5, mMusErm1.Pri, whole genome shotgun sequence carries:
- the LOC116589970 gene encoding olfactory receptor 4F3/4F16/4F29-like — encoded protein: MDGVNHSVVSEFVFLGLTNSWEIQVLLFVFSSTFYVASMLGNSLIMFTVASNPHLHSPMYFLLANLSFIDLGVSSVISPKMIYDLFRKRKVISFGGCITQIFFLHVIGGVEMVLLIAMAFDRYVAICKPLHYLTIMNRKMCILLLVAAWVIGLTHSAIQLLFVIKLPFCGPNLLDSFYCDFPRFLKLACTDTYNLEFMVTANSGFISLGSFFILFVSYSFILITVWKHSSRGSSKALSTLSTHVMVVILFFGPCIFVYIWPHPTSHLDKFLAVFDAVLTPFFNSVIYTFRNKEMKVAMRKVCSQFIAYRRIS